From one Rosa rugosa chromosome 4, drRosRugo1.1, whole genome shotgun sequence genomic stretch:
- the LOC133707201 gene encoding KH domain-containing protein At1g09660/At1g09670: MGERIPPGSYFQYPPPGVPASPHRSPLPSGDRERYLAELLAEKQKLGPFVQVLPLCSRLLSHEIRRVSGFNQTRADHEILERESPYRSLGQHTNGRPMDLEGWSGMQMEENGHIQRMVPFQSPSMVWPGVQGIPTTPIVKRVIRLDVPVDKYPHYNFVGRILGPRGNSLKRVEAMTECRVYIRGKGSVKDSVKEEKLKEKPGYEHLNEPLHVLVEAEFPEDIINARLDYAVAMLENLLKPVDESFDHYKKQQLRELAMLNGTLREESPSMSPSLSPSMSPFNSTGMKRAKTGK, from the exons ATGGGAGAGAGAATTCCTCCTGGGAGTTACTTCCAGTATCCCCCTCCCGGCGTCCCTGCATCTCCACACAGGTCTCCGCTTCCTTCTGGAGATCGAGAAAG ATATTTGGCTGAACTGCTAGCAGAGAAGCAAAAGTTGGGACCATTTGTGCAGGTTTTGCCGCTATGTAGCAGACTTCTAAGTCATG AGATCAGAAGGGTGTCGGGCTTCAATCAAACTCGTGCAGATCATGAAATACTTGAGCGTGAAAGTCCATACAGATCATTAGGTCAACACACAAATGGTAGACCAATGGATTTGGAGGGATGGTCAGGAATGCAAATGGAG GAAAATGGACATATCCAACGGATGGTTCCGTTTCAATCTCCTTCGATGGTTTGGCCTGGGGTGCAAGGAATTCCAACCACTCCTATTGTAAAGAGAGTTATTAGACTTGATGTTCCGGTGGACAAATATCCACAT TACAATTTCGTAGGCCGAATTTTGGGACCACGTGGGAACTCCCTAAAAAGAGTTGAAGCCATGACAGAATGTAGGGTGTATATCCGAGGAAAGGGTTCTGTGAAGGATTCGGTAAAG GAagagaaattaaaagaaaagccTGGATATGAACATCTTAATGAGCCGTTGCATGTGTTGGTGGAGGCTGAATTTCCTGAAGATATAATCAATGCTCGCTTGGACTATGCAGTGGCTATGCTAGAGAACCTTCTCAAGCCTGTG GATGAGTCTTTCGATCACTATAAGAAGCAACAGCTGAGGGAATTAGCTATGCTTAATGGTACATTGAGGGAAGAGAGCCCAAGTATGAGCCCAAGTCTAAGCCCAAGCATGTCACCCTTTAATAGTACAGGAATGAAACGTGCCAAGACAGGAAAATAG